A single genomic interval of Osmia lignaria lignaria isolate PbOS001 chromosome 9, iyOsmLign1, whole genome shotgun sequence harbors:
- the LOC143305680 gene encoding uncharacterized protein LOC143305680, translating into MDSVNEGVAVVSVMLMKELRNEDVAAFRNIFRLSPDQFDVLLQKVHPLIEKKCTNMREPLSSKLKLEITLRYLCSGDSFSSLIYLFRVAILKEYLQVPSTFEKWERIQREHRWNFPNVIGTLDGKHINISLPISSGSDYYNYKGKYSIVLMALIYKGRFSDGEIFWNSSFYTALTENSLNILENGIIVADDAFSRARRVVENAFGILTATFRIFENDIKLQPEKVEKIIFAACSLHNWLRTCKDENYWPQEIVDREDTEFGQIISGHWRQITRGLTNVHADRFAHNPARHAINEYCEYFNGVGAVP; encoded by the exons ATGGACTCTGTGAATGAAGGTGTTGCTGTAGTTAGCGTCATGTTGA TGAAAGAATTGCGAAACGAAGATGTGGCTGCATTTCGAAACATATTTAGACTTAGTCCAGACCAATTTGatgttttattgcaaaaagtGCACCCACTTATTGAAAAAAAGTGTACAAATATGCGTGAACCTCTGTCATCAAAACTCAAATTAGAAATTACTTTACGATATTTATGTTCGGGTGACTCATTTAGTAGTTTGATATATCTGTTTCGAGTGGCAA TTTTGAAAGAATATTTACAG GTACCCTCTACGTTTGAGAAATGGGAGCGTATTCAGCGCGAACATCGTTGGAATTTTCCAAATGTAATTGGCACTTTAGATGGAAAACATATAAATATAAGTTTGCCCATTAGTAGTGGATcagattattataattataaaggaAAGTacagtatagtactaatggcgcTT ATCTATAAAGGTCGCTTTTCAGATGGTGAAATTTTTTGGAATTCTAGCTTTTACACAGCACTCACCGAAAACAGTCTGAATATTCTGGAAAATGGAATAATAGTTGCGGATGATGCATTCTC CAGAGCCAGACGCGTTGTTGAAAATGCGTTTGGTATTTTGACAGCGACGTTTAGAATATTTGAAAACGATATTAAACTTCAACCAGAAAaggttgaaaaaattatatttgctgCATGTTCCTTGCACAATTGGCTTCGAACATGCAAAGATGAAAATTATTGGCCTCAAGAAATTGTAGACAGAGAAGATACAGAGTTTGGACAAATTATCTCGGGTCATTGGAGACAAATCACACGGGGATTAACAAATGTACATGCAGATCGGTTTGCACATAATCCAGCAAGACACGCAATAAACGAGTATTGTGAATATTTTAATGGAGTTGGTGCAGTGCCGTGA